Below is a window of Verrucomicrobiota bacterium DNA.
TTGTTACTTTTAATGAGGAGCGCCATCTAAGCGAATGCCTCCATAATATAAAATTCTGCGACGAAATTATAGTAGTTGATTTGGGTTCCACAGACCGATCTTTAGAAATTGCACGCTTAAGTGGTGCGAATATTATTTCCCATGAATGGGTGCCTGAAATCTCCTATATCAGGAAATATTTAATAGGCCTTACTAAAAATGAATGGGTGCTTTTAATCGACCCAGATGAAATATTTAATGAAAATATTGTTCAATGTATTATGGAAAATAAGGCGAAAATTGATTCTTCATCAATTATTTGCATTCCTACACAATTCTATTTTCTTGGAGAAAAACTCACTACTACAACCTGGGGGCAGCAAGAATTAAGAAAACAATTCTTATTTAATAAGAACCGATCTATTCAAGGAGATGACGTGCATCAGAACGCTGATTCGAATCAAGGATATCAAATATGGGATATGGTTCTTCCCGAAATGTATAAAATAAAACATTTCTGGATTGACACAATACGTCAACTTTTTGAAAAACATGATAGGTACATTAAACTAGAAGGGAAGGCCAGGTATAATAAAGGCATT
It encodes the following:
- a CDS encoding glycosyltransferase family 2 protein; this translates as MQKNKAAVLISAVVVTFNEERHLSECLHNIKFCDEIIVVDLGSTDRSLEIARLSGANIISHEWVPEISYIRKYLIGLTKNEWVLLIDPDEIFNENIVQCIMENKAKIDSSSIICIPTQFYFLGEKLTTTTWGQQELRKQFLFNKNRSIQGDDVHQNADSNQGYQIWDMVLPEMYKIKHFWIDTIRQLFEKHDRYIKLEGKARYNKGIRFSYILLFVHTSRDLSYNLFALRGLTGGWRGVFLSFFHAWYEMCSLLSLKKYERSLVQK